A single window of Pseudarthrobacter psychrotolerans DNA harbors:
- the whiA gene encoding DNA-binding protein WhiA, with translation MALTSSVKEELSRLDIKKSSVRKAEVSAMLRFAGGLHIISGRIVIEAEVDLASTARRLRAAIAEVYGHQSEIIVVSAGGLRRGSRYVVRVVRDGESLARQTGLLDGRGRPVRGLPSAVVNGSAADAEAVWRGAFLAHGSLTEPGRSSSLEVTCPGPESALALVGAARRLGIQAKAREVRGVDRVVIRDGDTIAALLIRMGAHDALMVWEERRMRKEVRATANRLANFDDANLRRSAQAAVAAGARVDRALEILGDDVPDHLKYAGELRVAHKQASLDELGRLADPVMTKDAIAGRIRRLLAMADKRAIDLGIPGTDANVTPEMLDE, from the coding sequence ATGGCACTGACATCATCGGTCAAGGAAGAACTGTCCCGTCTGGACATTAAGAAATCGTCCGTCCGCAAGGCAGAGGTTTCGGCTATGCTGCGCTTCGCCGGCGGCCTGCACATCATCTCGGGGCGGATCGTGATCGAGGCCGAGGTTGACCTCGCATCCACGGCGCGCAGGCTCCGGGCTGCCATCGCCGAGGTCTACGGCCACCAGAGCGAGATCATCGTTGTCTCCGCCGGGGGACTGCGCCGCGGCAGCCGGTACGTGGTGCGGGTCGTCCGGGACGGCGAGTCACTGGCCCGGCAGACAGGGCTCCTGGACGGCCGCGGGCGGCCGGTGCGGGGGCTCCCCTCGGCTGTGGTCAACGGCTCGGCCGCTGACGCCGAGGCAGTGTGGCGCGGTGCCTTCCTGGCCCACGGTTCGCTCACCGAACCGGGTCGGTCGTCATCGCTGGAAGTCACGTGCCCGGGTCCCGAGTCCGCGCTTGCCCTCGTTGGCGCGGCCCGCCGTCTCGGCATCCAGGCGAAAGCCCGCGAAGTCAGGGGAGTGGACCGGGTAGTGATCCGCGACGGCGACACCATCGCCGCCCTGCTCATCCGCATGGGCGCCCATGACGCCCTGATGGTCTGGGAAGAACGCAGGATGCGCAAGGAAGTCAGAGCCACGGCCAACCGGCTCGCCAACTTCGACGACGCCAACCTGCGGCGCTCCGCCCAGGCAGCTGTTGCTGCCGGTGCCAGGGTTGACCGGGCACTGGAAATCCTGGGCGACGACGTCCCGGACCACCTCAAATACGCCGGCGAACTTCGCGTGGCCCACAAGCAGGCAAGCCTGGACGAGCTGGGTCGCCTGGCCGATCCGGTGATGACCAAGGACGCCATCGCCGGCCGCATCCGCCGGCTTCTGGCCATGGCGGACAAGCGGGCCATTGATTTGGGGATCCCCGGCACTGATGCCAATGTGACGCCTGAAATGCTGGACGAGTAG
- a CDS encoding superoxide dismutase, which produces MTEYVLPELSYDYAALEPHISARIMELHHSKHHAAYVAGANNALAQLAEARDKGDFANINRLSKDLAFHTGGHINHSVFWNNLSPDGGDKPEGELAAAIDDAFGSFDAFRAQFSAAALGLQGSGWGFLAYEPIGGNLVIEQLYDQQGNVALGTTPLLMLDMWEHAFYLDYVNVKADYVKAFWNIVNWADVAKRFDAARTNATGLITLP; this is translated from the coding sequence GTGACCGAGTACGTACTGCCAGAACTCAGCTACGACTATGCAGCGCTTGAGCCGCACATTTCGGCGCGCATCATGGAGCTGCACCACAGCAAGCACCACGCCGCGTACGTTGCAGGCGCCAACAACGCCCTTGCCCAGCTGGCAGAGGCACGCGACAAGGGCGACTTCGCCAACATCAACCGCCTTTCCAAGGACCTCGCGTTCCACACCGGCGGCCACATCAACCACTCGGTGTTCTGGAACAACCTGTCCCCGGACGGCGGCGACAAGCCTGAGGGTGAGCTGGCAGCTGCCATCGACGACGCTTTCGGTTCCTTCGATGCCTTCCGTGCCCAGTTCTCTGCTGCAGCCCTTGGCCTGCAGGGATCAGGCTGGGGCTTCCTGGCCTACGAGCCGATCGGTGGCAACCTGGTCATCGAGCAGCTCTACGACCAGCAGGGCAACGTAGCACTCGGCACCACGCCACTGCTGATGCTGGACATGTGGGAGCACGCCTTCTACCTGGACTACGTCAACGTCAAGGCTGACTACGTCAAGGCATTCTGGAACATCGTCAACTGGGCCGATGTCGCCAAGCGCTTCGATGCTGCACGCACCAACGCCACGGGCCTCATCACCCTGCCGTAG
- the gap gene encoding type I glyceraldehyde-3-phosphate dehydrogenase, with product MTTRIGINGFGRIGRNYFRAALAQGADLEIVAVNDLTSPEALAHLLKYDSVGGRLKETVEVKDGNIVVDGNVIKVLAERDPANLPWGELGVDIVIESTGFFTKAAAAQKHIDAGAKKVLISAPASDEDITIVMGVNDGLYDNAAHNIISNASCTTNCLGPLAKVLNDTFGIERGLMTTIHAYTADQNLQDGPHNDLRRARAAAINMVPTSTGAAKAIGLVLPELKGKLDGFAIRVPVPTGSATDLTVTLSRETTVEEVNAALKKASESEEFQGILTYTDAPIVSSDIVGDPASSIFDSGLTKVIGNQVKVVSWYDNEWGYSNRLVDLTELVAAKLG from the coding sequence GTGACGACCCGTATTGGTATCAACGGCTTCGGCCGCATCGGCCGCAACTACTTCCGCGCAGCACTCGCACAGGGCGCGGACCTGGAGATCGTTGCCGTCAACGACCTCACCAGCCCTGAGGCACTGGCCCACCTGCTCAAGTACGACTCCGTCGGCGGCCGCCTGAAGGAAACCGTTGAAGTCAAGGACGGCAACATTGTCGTGGACGGCAACGTCATCAAGGTTCTCGCCGAGCGTGATCCCGCCAACCTGCCTTGGGGCGAGCTGGGCGTTGACATCGTTATTGAGTCCACCGGCTTCTTCACCAAGGCCGCTGCCGCGCAGAAGCACATTGATGCAGGCGCCAAGAAGGTCCTGATCTCCGCTCCGGCCTCCGACGAGGACATCACCATCGTGATGGGCGTCAATGACGGCCTGTATGACAACGCGGCGCACAACATCATTTCCAACGCGTCCTGCACCACCAACTGCCTGGGCCCGCTGGCCAAGGTCCTCAACGACACCTTCGGCATCGAGCGTGGCCTGATGACCACCATCCACGCCTACACGGCTGACCAGAACCTGCAGGACGGCCCGCACAACGACCTCCGCCGTGCCCGCGCCGCCGCCATCAACATGGTCCCCACCTCCACGGGTGCGGCCAAGGCGATCGGCCTGGTCCTGCCGGAGCTCAAGGGCAAGCTGGACGGCTTCGCCATCCGCGTGCCCGTCCCCACCGGCTCGGCCACCGACCTCACGGTCACCCTCTCCCGCGAGACCACCGTCGAGGAAGTCAACGCAGCGCTGAAGAAGGCTTCGGAGTCCGAGGAGTTCCAGGGCATCCTCACCTACACCGACGCTCCGATCGTTTCCTCGGACATCGTGGGGGACCCGGCGTCGTCGATCTTCGACTCGGGCCTGACCAAGGTCATTGGCAACCAGGTCAAGGTTGTTTCCTGGTATGACAACGAATGGGGCTACTCCAACCGCCTCGTGGACCTCACGGAGCTCGTCGCAGCCAAGCTGGGCTAG
- a CDS encoding phosphoglycerate kinase has product MTFHTLNELIAEGVRGRYILVRSDLNVPLDGSTVTDDGRIKASLPVLGKLTDAGARVLVTAHLGRPKGAPEEKYSLQPAVARLAELAAFKVSLAQDTVGSSAKELAASLQDGEVLVLENVRFDARETSKDDAERGAFADELVALTGANGAYVDDAFGAVHRKHASVYDVATRLPSYQGDLVHTEVEVLRKLTADTQRPYVVVLGGSKVSDKLAVIDNLIGKADTIMVGGGMLFTFLAAEGHSVAGSLLEEDQIPVVQDYLKRAAGAGTEFIVPTDVVVAGKFAADADYETVPADGIEGSSFGAQGIGLDIGPDSAAAFADRIKGAKTVFWNGPMGVFEFEAFSGGTRAVAQALTEANAFTVVGGGDSAAAVRTLGFADDQFGHISTGGGASLEYLEGKELPGLSVLDR; this is encoded by the coding sequence ATGACATTCCACACCCTCAACGAACTGATCGCTGAAGGTGTCCGCGGGCGGTACATTCTTGTCAGAAGTGACCTGAATGTGCCGCTCGACGGCTCTACAGTGACTGACGACGGCCGCATTAAGGCCTCTCTGCCAGTACTGGGAAAGCTCACGGACGCCGGTGCCCGCGTGCTGGTAACAGCGCACCTCGGACGCCCCAAGGGCGCTCCGGAGGAAAAGTACTCCCTCCAGCCTGCCGTAGCGCGGCTCGCCGAACTTGCCGCCTTCAAGGTCTCGCTAGCCCAGGACACTGTGGGCAGCTCCGCGAAGGAACTCGCTGCCTCGCTTCAGGACGGCGAAGTCCTCGTCCTGGAGAACGTGCGCTTCGACGCCCGGGAGACCAGCAAGGACGACGCCGAACGCGGCGCCTTCGCGGACGAACTGGTGGCCCTGACAGGGGCCAACGGTGCCTACGTTGACGACGCCTTTGGTGCCGTACACCGCAAGCACGCCAGTGTCTACGACGTCGCCACCCGGCTCCCGTCCTACCAGGGCGATCTCGTACACACCGAGGTGGAGGTCCTGCGGAAGCTGACGGCCGACACGCAGCGGCCCTACGTGGTGGTGCTCGGCGGCTCCAAGGTCTCCGACAAGCTGGCGGTCATCGACAACCTCATCGGCAAGGCCGACACCATCATGGTGGGCGGCGGCATGCTCTTCACGTTCCTGGCGGCAGAGGGCCACAGCGTGGCCGGCAGCCTCCTGGAAGAAGACCAGATCCCGGTTGTCCAGGACTACCTCAAGCGGGCTGCCGGTGCCGGCACCGAATTCATCGTGCCCACTGATGTTGTGGTGGCCGGTAAGTTCGCGGCCGACGCTGACTACGAGACCGTCCCCGCGGACGGCATCGAGGGCAGCAGCTTCGGTGCCCAGGGCATCGGCCTGGACATCGGACCGGACTCTGCAGCCGCCTTTGCAGACCGGATCAAGGGCGCCAAAACGGTGTTCTGGAACGGGCCCATGGGCGTCTTTGAGTTCGAAGCATTCTCCGGCGGAACCCGCGCCGTGGCCCAGGCCCTGACTGAGGCCAACGCGTTCACCGTAGTAGGCGGCGGGGACTCCGCTGCCGCCGTGCGGACGCTCGGCTTCGCTGATGACCAGTTCGGGCATATTTCCACCGGCGGCGGCGCCAGCCTGGAATATCTCGAAGGCAAGGAACTTCCGGGACTCAGCGTCCTGGACCGTTAG
- the tpiA gene encoding triose-phosphate isomerase: protein MTTSTNGAFDRTPLIAGNWKMNMDHVQGITLLQKLAWTLSDAKHDYSRVEVAVFPPFTDLRGVQTLVQGDELDIAYGGQDLSQFDSGAYTGDTSGQFLGKLGCRYVLVGHSERRTIHQESDEVLNAKVKAAFKHSVTPVLCVGEGLEIRQAGTHVEHTLAQLRANVAGLSAEQAAELVVAYEPVWAIGTGEVAGPEDAQEMCAAIRAELATLFGGDVAAKVRLLYGGSVKANNVAAILRERDVDGVLVGGASLDPAEFANIVRFESHLVTD from the coding sequence GTGACTACGTCAACGAACGGCGCTTTTGACCGCACGCCTCTCATTGCAGGCAACTGGAAGATGAACATGGACCATGTCCAGGGCATCACCCTGCTGCAGAAACTGGCCTGGACCCTGTCTGACGCCAAGCACGACTACAGCCGGGTTGAGGTGGCAGTCTTTCCGCCATTCACCGACCTCCGCGGTGTGCAGACGCTCGTCCAGGGCGATGAACTGGACATTGCCTACGGCGGCCAGGACCTTTCCCAGTTCGACTCGGGCGCTTACACCGGCGACACATCCGGCCAGTTCCTGGGCAAGCTGGGCTGCCGCTACGTCCTGGTGGGGCACAGCGAACGCCGGACTATCCACCAGGAGTCCGACGAAGTGCTCAATGCCAAGGTCAAGGCAGCGTTCAAGCACAGTGTCACTCCGGTCCTTTGCGTTGGCGAAGGCCTGGAAATCCGCCAGGCGGGCACCCATGTCGAGCACACCCTGGCGCAGCTCCGGGCGAACGTCGCAGGGCTGTCGGCCGAGCAGGCGGCAGAGCTTGTGGTCGCCTATGAGCCCGTCTGGGCCATCGGCACCGGTGAAGTGGCCGGGCCGGAGGACGCCCAGGAAATGTGCGCTGCCATCCGCGCGGAACTGGCCACCCTCTTCGGCGGCGACGTTGCAGCGAAGGTCAGGCTGCTCTACGGCGGCTCGGTCAAGGCCAACAATGTCGCCGCTATCCTTAGGGAACGCGACGTCGACGGCGTGTTGGTGGGCGGTGCCAGCCTCGATCCCGCGGAGTTTGCTAATATTGTCAGGTTCGAGAGTCACCTGGTGACGGACTAG
- the secG gene encoding preprotein translocase subunit SecG produces MDVLHVILQILLGITSLLLTLLILLHKGRGGGLSDMFGGGMSSGLSSSGVAERNLNRFTVILGVTWGVVIIALGLIMRFSGAGDS; encoded by the coding sequence GTGGACGTTCTTCATGTCATTCTGCAGATTCTCCTGGGCATCACCAGCCTTCTGCTGACCCTGCTTATCCTCCTTCACAAGGGACGGGGCGGCGGGCTGTCCGACATGTTCGGCGGCGGTATGAGTTCCGGCCTCAGCTCCTCCGGCGTCGCCGAACGGAACCTGAACAGGTTCACCGTGATCCTGGGCGTTACCTGGGGCGTTGTGATCATCGCCCTCGGCCTGATTATGCGCTTCAGCGGCGCAGGGGACTCATAG
- a CDS encoding RNA polymerase-binding protein RbpA translates to MVHSASAFRGTRVGVTEGAGPKNQSEAASGERVPRIRVSFWCAKGHETQLVFLRLPDDQIPSIWDCRRCGAQASRDGKDADLPDPLDEGFKSHLEYVKERRSDQDAEAVLAGALEKLRAGGVLPDELLRDT, encoded by the coding sequence ATGGTACATAGTGCGTCAGCGTTCCGTGGCACCCGGGTGGGTGTCACAGAAGGAGCCGGTCCGAAGAACCAGTCAGAAGCTGCCTCAGGCGAAAGAGTGCCCCGCATCCGGGTTTCTTTTTGGTGCGCCAAGGGTCATGAGACCCAGCTGGTCTTCCTGCGGCTGCCGGACGACCAGATTCCCTCCATCTGGGACTGCCGGCGCTGCGGGGCTCAGGCATCACGGGACGGCAAGGACGCCGACCTGCCCGATCCGCTGGACGAAGGCTTCAAGAGCCATCTGGAATACGTTAAAGAACGGCGCTCCGACCAGGACGCCGAAGCTGTCCTGGCCGGAGCGCTGGAAAAACTACGCGCCGGTGGCGTCCTTCCGGACGAGCTGCTGCGGGACACGTGA
- the pgl gene encoding 6-phosphogluconolactonase produces MAAIAARLITKLVDVQDKHGEATVVLTGGTVGIGTLKAVADSPAAPAVDWSRVNFWWGDERFVAADDPDRNTRQAFDALLSSIPVDPARINEPASTDDFDTPEEAAEDYARRLREAARAEHAADMSDDRPDEPGELPRLDVVLLGVGPDAHVASLFPEQGGIREKELTVVGVRNSPKPPPQRISLTLPAINTAAEVWMVVAGEDKAGAVGLALAGANPVQVPAAGPRGTSRTLWLIDENAASRVPQQLVRKDATGA; encoded by the coding sequence ATGGCCGCCATCGCGGCCCGACTGATCACCAAGCTGGTGGATGTGCAGGACAAGCACGGTGAGGCCACAGTGGTGCTGACCGGCGGCACAGTAGGCATCGGAACGCTGAAGGCCGTTGCGGATTCTCCGGCGGCGCCCGCCGTCGACTGGTCCAGGGTGAATTTTTGGTGGGGTGACGAGCGCTTTGTTGCCGCCGACGATCCCGACCGGAACACCAGGCAGGCGTTTGATGCCCTCCTGTCGAGCATTCCGGTTGATCCTGCCAGGATCAACGAGCCAGCCTCCACGGATGACTTCGACACGCCCGAGGAAGCCGCCGAGGACTATGCTCGCAGGCTCCGGGAAGCAGCCCGGGCCGAACACGCCGCTGACATGTCCGACGACCGTCCGGACGAACCGGGGGAACTGCCGCGGCTGGACGTAGTGCTGCTGGGTGTTGGCCCGGACGCCCACGTAGCCTCGCTCTTCCCCGAGCAGGGCGGAATCCGGGAGAAGGAGCTGACAGTAGTTGGCGTCCGGAACTCCCCCAAGCCGCCGCCACAGCGCATCTCACTCACACTTCCCGCCATCAACACTGCGGCTGAGGTCTGGATGGTGGTAGCTGGCGAGGACAAGGCCGGCGCGGTTGGCCTGGCGCTGGCGGGCGCCAACCCGGTGCAGGTTCCGGCGGCAGGCCCGCGGGGAACATCCCGCACCCTGTGGCTTATCGATGAAAACGCAGCCTCACGTGTCCCGCAGCAGCTCGTCCGGAAGGACGCCACCGGCGCGTAG
- a CDS encoding glucose-6-phosphate dehydrogenase assembly protein OpcA: MIVDLPDTTTSKVSKKIMSLREQGGVIALGRVLTLVVVTRSGLEEEAIEAANEASREHPCRIIVLADAGAQAPNRLDAQIRVGGDAGASEVIVLRGYGELAHESESLVAALLLPDAPIVAWWPHGAPENACETSVGRIAHRRITDSANETDPQAALENIRATYKAGDTDLAWTRLTNWRIQLAAVLDQVDSSPVTAVAVEGASDSPSTILLAAWLTLALDAPVTIVADPAGTGIRRVRLTRHTGDVQLFRPGLSVAELTQPGQPAQRISLPRRSLKDCLAEELRRLDPDEVFGEVITIGLPRTNLRSVRPSER; the protein is encoded by the coding sequence ATGATTGTAGATTTGCCGGACACCACCACCTCGAAGGTCTCCAAGAAGATCATGTCCCTGCGTGAGCAGGGCGGGGTGATCGCGCTGGGCCGGGTCCTGACCCTGGTGGTCGTGACCCGGTCCGGGCTCGAGGAAGAAGCGATCGAGGCCGCGAACGAGGCCAGCCGCGAACACCCCTGCCGGATCATCGTCCTCGCCGACGCCGGAGCCCAGGCCCCGAACCGGCTCGACGCGCAGATCCGGGTCGGCGGTGACGCCGGCGCGTCCGAGGTCATCGTGCTCCGCGGCTACGGCGAGCTCGCGCACGAAAGCGAGTCCCTGGTCGCGGCCCTGCTGCTCCCGGACGCCCCGATCGTGGCGTGGTGGCCGCACGGGGCACCGGAGAACGCCTGCGAAACCTCCGTGGGCCGGATCGCGCACCGCCGGATCACCGACTCCGCCAACGAAACCGACCCGCAGGCAGCACTGGAGAACATCCGGGCCACGTACAAGGCCGGGGACACCGACCTCGCCTGGACCCGCCTGACGAACTGGCGGATCCAGCTCGCCGCGGTCCTGGACCAGGTCGACTCCTCGCCCGTGACCGCCGTCGCCGTCGAAGGCGCCTCCGATTCCCCCTCCACGATCCTGCTCGCGGCGTGGCTGACCCTGGCCCTGGACGCGCCCGTGACCATCGTCGCGGACCCCGCCGGGACCGGCATCCGCCGCGTCCGCCTCACCCGCCACACCGGCGACGTGCAGCTCTTCCGCCCGGGACTCTCCGTCGCCGAACTCACCCAGCCCGGACAACCCGCCCAACGCATCTCCCTGCCACGCCGCAGCCTCAAAGACTGCCTCGCCGAAGAACTCCGCCGCCTCGACCCCGACGAAGTCTTCGGCGAAGTGATTACTATTGGACTGCCACGTACCAATCTAAGGAGCGTCCGACCCAGTGAGCGTTGA
- the zwf gene encoding glucose-6-phosphate dehydrogenase — translation MPETENGRNSATRSGRSGRNPLRDPRDRRLNRIAGPSSLVLFGVTGDLARKKLMPAVYDLANRGLLPPSFALVGFGRRPWSDAEFAAEVKASVKAYSRTPFDEAVWNQLAEGIRFVRGEFDDDDSFERLGDTIAGLDEVRGTRGNHAFYLSIPPKAFEQVCRQLSKHGLAQAEGEKWRRVVIEKPFGHDLDSARQLNDIVESVFPPDAVFRIDHYLGKETVQNILALRFANQLFEPLWNANYVDHVQITMAEDIGTGGRAGYYDGVGAARDVIQNHLLQLLALTAMEEPISFNADDLRAEKEKVLAAVKLPEDLSTHSARGQFAGGWQGGEQVQGYLEEEGIPADSKTETFAAIRVDIHTRRWAGVPFYLRAGKRLGRRVTEIAVVFKRAPNLLFRDHGEDDFGQNAVVIRVQPDEGATIRFGSKVPGTQMEVRDVTMDFGYGHSFTESSPEAYERLILDVLLGEPPLFPRHAEVELSWKILDPFEDYWAGLTEQPEPYAPGSWGPASADELLARDGRTWRRP, via the coding sequence ATGCCAGAAACTGAAAACGGCAGGAATTCCGCGACACGTTCCGGAAGGTCCGGCCGCAACCCGTTGCGGGATCCGCGTGACCGTCGTCTGAACCGGATTGCGGGTCCGTCCTCGTTGGTCCTGTTCGGGGTGACCGGGGATCTTGCGCGTAAGAAGCTGATGCCGGCCGTGTATGACCTCGCGAACCGGGGGTTGTTGCCGCCGAGTTTCGCGTTGGTGGGGTTCGGCCGCCGTCCGTGGAGTGATGCGGAGTTCGCGGCGGAGGTGAAGGCTTCGGTGAAAGCGTATTCGCGGACGCCGTTTGATGAGGCGGTGTGGAACCAGCTCGCGGAGGGTATCCGTTTTGTCCGGGGCGAGTTCGACGACGATGATTCGTTTGAGCGGTTGGGGGACACGATCGCGGGGCTTGATGAGGTCCGCGGTACGCGGGGGAATCACGCGTTCTACCTTTCGATCCCGCCGAAGGCGTTTGAGCAGGTCTGCCGGCAGCTCTCCAAGCACGGCCTCGCGCAGGCCGAGGGCGAGAAGTGGCGGCGGGTGGTGATCGAGAAGCCCTTCGGGCATGACCTGGACTCCGCCCGGCAGCTCAACGACATTGTGGAGTCGGTGTTCCCGCCGGATGCGGTGTTCCGGATCGATCATTACCTGGGCAAGGAAACGGTGCAGAACATCCTGGCGTTGCGGTTCGCGAACCAGTTGTTCGAGCCGTTGTGGAACGCGAATTATGTGGACCATGTCCAGATCACGATGGCCGAGGATATCGGCACCGGTGGCCGGGCCGGGTATTACGACGGGGTGGGCGCGGCCCGGGACGTGATCCAGAACCACCTGCTGCAGCTGCTGGCGTTGACGGCGATGGAGGAGCCTATTTCCTTCAACGCGGACGATCTGCGGGCGGAGAAGGAAAAGGTCCTGGCCGCGGTGAAGCTGCCTGAGGATTTGTCGACCCATTCGGCGCGCGGCCAGTTCGCCGGCGGCTGGCAGGGCGGGGAACAGGTCCAGGGCTACCTGGAGGAAGAGGGTATCCCGGCCGATTCGAAGACCGAGACGTTCGCCGCGATCCGGGTGGATATCCATACCCGGCGGTGGGCCGGTGTGCCGTTCTACCTGCGTGCGGGCAAGCGGTTGGGTAGGCGGGTGACGGAGATCGCGGTGGTGTTCAAACGCGCCCCGAACCTGCTCTTCCGTGACCACGGCGAGGATGACTTCGGCCAGAACGCCGTGGTGATCCGGGTCCAGCCCGATGAGGGCGCGACGATCCGGTTCGGGTCCAAGGTCCCGGGCACGCAGATGGAAGTCCGGGACGTGACCATGGACTTCGGCTACGGGCATTCCTTTACCGAGTCCAGCCCGGAAGCGTATGAGCGGCTGATCCTCGATGTGCTCCTCGGGGAGCCGCCGCTGTTCCCGCGGCACGCGGAAGTGGAGCTGTCCTGGAAGATCCTGGACCCCTTTGAAGACTACTGGGCAGGGCTCACAGAGCAGCCCGAGCCCTACGCCCCGGGATCCTGGGGCCCTGCCTCGGCGGATGAGCTGCTGGCCCGTGACGGACGAACCTGGAGAAGGCCATGA
- a CDS encoding glucose-6-phosphate isomerase has product MSTLSYDATGAAQQALEQHLPALVADRIATRIFAKDHTLWGPDAEAESAVRLGWVEAATVSQALVAGILELRDALKADGVTRIVLCGMGGSSLAPEVIAGTAGVELTVLDSTDPDQVRAALADRLAETAIVVSSKSGSTLETDSQRRIFEHAFTVAGIDAKSRIIIVTDPGSPLDKASREAGYRAVFNADPNVGGRYSALTAFGLVPCGLAGVDIQAFLDEAEEAAEILNEDAAENIGLALGAALGGTNPLRNKIVIAEDGSGIVGFADWAEQLIAESTGKLGTGVLPVVAGPTSPEVTSGAADVLVVRLIAADADVELGENEVAIAGGLATQMMVWEFATVVAGRLLGINPFDQPDVEAAKVAARGLLDAQPEPTPAAFVDGAIEVRGGDWLGDAATAEEAVGALLGTLNEDSYLSVQAYFDRLAFAELEGIRDELAGVSGRPVTFGWGPRFLHSTGQFHKGGPAIGVFLQVTAAPAEDLAIPDRPFTFGELISAQAAGDAQVLAGHGRPVLRLHLTDRSAGVAQLQEIIAALAARSASVTEN; this is encoded by the coding sequence ATGAGCACTCTCAGCTACGACGCCACCGGTGCCGCGCAGCAGGCACTCGAGCAGCACCTGCCCGCCCTCGTCGCGGACCGTATTGCCACCCGGATCTTTGCCAAGGACCACACCCTGTGGGGTCCCGACGCCGAGGCCGAGTCCGCTGTCCGCCTCGGTTGGGTTGAGGCGGCCACCGTCTCACAGGCCCTCGTGGCCGGCATCCTCGAACTCCGTGATGCCCTCAAGGCTGACGGCGTGACCCGCATTGTGCTTTGCGGCATGGGCGGATCTTCGCTGGCTCCCGAGGTCATCGCCGGCACCGCTGGCGTCGAGCTGACTGTGCTGGACAGCACCGACCCCGACCAGGTCCGTGCTGCCCTCGCAGACCGGCTGGCCGAAACCGCGATTGTGGTTTCGTCCAAGTCCGGTTCAACCCTGGAGACCGACTCCCAGCGCCGGATCTTCGAGCACGCCTTCACCGTGGCCGGCATCGATGCGAAAAGCCGGATCATCATCGTCACCGATCCCGGTTCCCCGCTCGATAAAGCCTCGCGTGAGGCCGGCTACCGTGCTGTCTTCAATGCCGATCCGAACGTGGGCGGCCGCTACTCAGCCCTCACCGCATTCGGGCTGGTCCCGTGTGGCCTGGCCGGTGTGGACATCCAGGCTTTCCTGGATGAGGCTGAGGAAGCCGCCGAGATCCTGAACGAGGACGCCGCCGAGAACATCGGGCTGGCCCTCGGAGCGGCCCTGGGCGGAACCAATCCGCTGCGCAACAAGATTGTCATCGCCGAGGACGGCTCCGGCATTGTGGGTTTCGCGGACTGGGCCGAACAGCTCATCGCCGAATCCACCGGCAAGCTCGGCACCGGCGTCCTGCCGGTGGTGGCCGGGCCCACGTCGCCGGAGGTCACCTCCGGTGCAGCGGACGTCCTGGTGGTGCGGCTGATAGCCGCGGATGCCGACGTCGAACTCGGTGAGAACGAGGTAGCCATCGCCGGTGGCCTGGCCACCCAGATGATGGTGTGGGAGTTCGCCACCGTTGTGGCCGGGCGCCTGTTGGGCATCAACCCGTTTGACCAGCCGGACGTGGAGGCAGCCAAGGTTGCCGCCCGCGGCCTGCTGGACGCGCAGCCCGAACCGACCCCTGCCGCCTTTGTTGACGGCGCGATCGAGGTCCGTGGCGGGGACTGGCTGGGCGACGCAGCGACTGCGGAGGAAGCCGTCGGCGCCCTCCTCGGAACGCTCAACGAGGACAGCTACCTCAGTGTCCAGGCCTACTTTGACCGGCTGGCCTTCGCGGAACTGGAAGGCATCCGTGACGAACTTGCCGGCGTCAGCGGACGTCCCGTCACGTTCGGCTGGGGCCCGCGGTTCCTGCACTCCACCGGGCAGTTCCACAAGGGCGGACCCGCGATCGGAGTCTTTCTCCAGGTCACGGCCGCGCCTGCGGAAGACCTGGCCATCCCGGACCGGCCGTTCACGTTCGGGGAACTGATTTCCGCACAGGCCGCGGGCGATGCCCAGGTTCTGGCCGGCCATGGCCGCCCCGTCCTGCGGCTGCACCTGACCGACCGCTCCGCCGGAGTTGCACAGCTGCAGGAGATCATCGCAGCACTTGCCGCCCGGTCAGCTTCCGTCACCGAAAACTAA